A stretch of DNA from Noviherbaspirillum sedimenti:
AACCATGCCCACCTCGGCCACATGATCGAGGAAGCGCTGGGTAACGGTGCGCAATTCGGCGCGAAAATCGCCTGGTCGGCCGAGGGCACGGCGCTGGAAACCGCCGGCGGCATCGCCCGTGCGCGCCACCTGCTGGGCGACGAGCCCTTCGTTGCGGTCGCCGCCGACATCTATTGCCCGCACTTCGATTTCAAGCAGGTGGTGGATGTGCTGGAAGCCAATGACCCCTGGGGCAACCCATACCCGGCCGACCGGCGCGACATGGCTTGGCTGTATCTGGTGAAAAATCCGCCGCATCACCCGCATGGCGACTTCGCCCTGAATAATTTTTCCATCGCCAACGAAGGCGAGCCCCGCTTCACCTTTTCCGGCATCGGCGTGTATCGGCCGGAAATGTTCGATGCGGTTGCGCCCGGCGAGAAGGCGGCGCTGGCGCCGATCCTGCGCGAGTATGCGACGCGTGGCCGGGTCGGCGGCGAAGTCTATCGCGGCGACTGGACCGATGTCGGCACCCCCGAACGGCTCGAACAATTGAACGCCCCCCTGACTCCTGCGAGGTCGAAATGAAATCCTTTGCCGCCCGCCGCGCCGCGCTGATCGCGCACATGCAATCCCGCGGAGGCGGCGTCGCCGTCATCCCGACCGCGCCGGAAGTGCCGCGCAATGCCGATGCCGATTTCCCCTACCGCCACGACAGCTATTTTTACTACCTGTCCGGCTTTGCCGAGCCGGAAGCGGTGGTCGTGCTGGTGGTCGGTAAGACCACCCAATCGATCCTGTTTTGCCGCGAGAAAAACCTCGAACGTGAAATCTGGGACGGTTACCGCTATGGCCCGGAAGCCGCGCGCACCAGCTTCGGCTTCGACGCCGCCTACCCGATCGCGGCGCTGGATACGGAAATGCCGAAGCTGCTGGCCAATGCGCCGTCGATCTTCTACGCGCTGGGCAGCGACAGCAAGCTCGATGCACGGGTGCAGGGCTGGCTGCATGTGGTACGCCAGCAGGCGCGCGCCGGCGTGGCCGCGCCCTCGGCGGCGCACGACATCCATGGCTTGCTCAACGAAATGCGCCTGCTCAAGGATGGCGACGAGATCGCCACCATGCGCCGCGCCGCCGTCATTTCGGCGCAGGCGCACGAGCGCGCCATGCGCGCCTCGCGTCCCGGCATGCATGAATACCAGATCGAGGCGGAACTGCTGCACGAATTCCGCCGCCACGGCTCGCAATTTCCCGCCTATACCTCGATCGTCGCCGCCGGCGCCAATGCCTGCGTGCTGCACTATCGCGCCGGCGATGCCAGGATGAAGGATGGCGACCTGGTGCTGATCGACGCCGGCTGCGAGCTCGACAGCTACGCTGCCGACATCACCCGCACCTACCCGGCCAACGGCAAATTCTCCGGGCCGCAGAAGGAATTGTATGAAATCGTGCTGGCGGCGCAATACGCCGCCATCGCCGAAACGAAGCCGGGCAAGCGATTCCCTGACGCCCACGACGCCGCCGTGAAGGTGCTGGCGCAGGGCATGCTCGATACCGGCCTGCTCGACGCCAACAAGGTCGGCACCCTCGACGACGTCATCGCCAAGGGCGACTACAAGCAGTTCTACATGCACCGCACCGGCCACTGGCTGGGCATGGACGTGCACGACGTCGGCGATTACCGCGAACCCGGCGAGGCTGCCGTCGAAGGCGAAAAGCCCTGGCGCATCCTGCGCCCCGGCATGGTCACCACCGTCGAGCCCGGCATCTATGTGCGGCCGGCGCAAGGCGTGCCGGAACAATACTGGCACATCGGCATCCGCATCGAAGACGATGCGCTGGTGACCGAAGATGGCTGCGAAATCCTGACGCAAGCCGCGCCCAAGACGGTGGCCGAAATCGAAGCGGTCATGCGCCAGGGGTAAAAGGATGGCGCCCGACCGTAGCAACAGCGGCAGCAACTCCGGCAGCAACCCCGGCAAGGACTTCGACATCGCCATCCTCGGCGCCGGCCCGGTGGGCCTGGCGCTGGCCAGCCTGCTGGTCAGGCGCGGCGCGGCGCCCGCGCGCATTGCGCTGATCGACGCCAAGACGCTTGACCAGGTGGCGCAGGACCCGCGCTCGATTGCGCTGTCGCACGGCAGCCGGCAGATACTGGAAGGCATCGGCGCCTGGCCCAGGGTAGCCGACCCGATCCACCAGATCCACGTCTCGCGCCGCGGCCATTTCGGCCGCACCCTGATCGACCGCAGCGAATTCGGCGTGCCGGCGCTGGGCTATGTCACCCGCTACGGCCAACTGGTGACGGCGCTGTCGGATGCCGCCTATACGGCCGGCGCGCAGGTGATCCGCCCGGCCCATGCCGATGCCGTCAACGAGACGGCCGATGGCGTCGATCTGCAACTGGAAAACGGCACGGCACTTTCCACCCGCATCCTGGTGCAGGCCGAAGGCGGCGTATTCGGCGCGCAAACGACAAAGTCGCTGCGCCGCGACTATGGCCAGATCGCCATCATCGCCCATGTCAAAACCAGCGCGCCGCTGCCGCAGCGCGCCTTCGAGCGCTTCACCGACGAGGGGCCGCTGGCCTTGCTGCCGCAGGATGACGGTTATGCGCTGGTGTGGTGCGCCCATCCGGCCAGCACGGAACACCTGATCGGCTTGCCGGATACGGCCTTCCTGGCGGCGCTGGGCGAGGCCTTCGGCAATCGCCTGGGACGCTTCACCCAGGTTTCGCAGCGCAATACTTTCCCGCTCGGCCTGAACGCTGGCCCGGCGACATCGGCGCGCACGGTCGCCATCGGCAATGCTGCGCAAACCCTGCACCCCGTGGCGGGGCAAGGCCTGAACCTAGGCTTGCGCGACGCCACTGTGCTGGCGCGGCTGCTGGCGCAGGATGCCTCGCCGGCCATGCTGGAACGGTTCGCCACAGAGCAGAAAGCCGATCGCGATGTGACGATCCGCCTCACCGACGTCATGGCGCGCATTTTCGTCGACACCCCGCAAAGGCCGGCCGTGCAAGGATTGCTCGGCCTGTCGCTGGGCTTGTTTGACGTATTCAAGCCTGCCAAAAAAATTCTCGCGGAACAGATGATGTTCGGCTGGCGTTAGATGAAAAAAAACCACGTGCCTGGCACGTGGTTTTTTCTCTTGCGCCAACGCGCTCAGCTTGCCTTCAAAGCCACCAGCACGTCGTCCAGCATCTTCTTGGCGTCGCCGAACAGCATGCGGTTATTTTCCTTGTAGAACAGCGGATTGTCGACACCCGCATAGCCGGAAGCCATGCTGCGCTTCATGACGATGGAGGTCCTGGCTTTCCAGACTTCCAGCACCGGCATGCCGGCGATCGGACTGGCCGGATCTTCCGCCGCCGACGGATTAACGATGTCGTTGGCGCCGATCACCATCGCCACATCGGTCTCCGGGAAGTCTGCGTTGACTTCATCCATCTCCATGACGATATCGTAAGGCACCCGCGCTTCGGCCAGCAGCACGTTCATATGACCTGGCATGCGGCCTGCCACAGGATGGATGCCGAAGCGTACATTGATCCCCCTTTCGCGCAAGTCCTGGACGATTTCGTTGACGATGTGCTGCGCCTGCGCCACCGCCATGCCGTAGCCGGGCACGATGATGACGTTCCTGGCATCACGCAGCAGCTCGGCGGTTTCGATGGCGCTGACTGCCACCACTTCGCCTTGCGGCTCTGCTTCGCCCTTGGCTGCCGCCGGCTTGCCGGCGCCGCCGCCGAAGCCGCCGGCAATCACGCTGAGGAAGTTGCGGTTCATGGCGCGGCACATGATGTAGGACAGGATCGCACCAGAGGAGCCCACCAGGGCGCCGGTCACGATCAGCAAGTCGTTCGACAGCATGAAGCCGGTCGCCGCCGCCGCCCAGCCGGAATAGCTGTTCAGCATCGACACCACTACCGGCATGTCGGCGCCGCCGATCGCCATCACCATGTGAATGCCGAACAGGAAAGCGATGACCGTCATGACCGCCAGCGGCAGCATGCCCGCCTCGATCGACTCGGCCCGCACGAACTGGATGCCGAAGTAAACCACCACCAGCAATCCTGCCAGGTTCAGCAAGTGACGGCCGGGCAGCAGCAAGGGCTTGCCGCCGATCCGGGCCGACAGCTTGCCGAAGGCGATGAGCGAACCGGAGAAGGTCACCACGCCGATCAGGATGCCGACATAAATCTCGATGTCATGGATGGTCTTTTCAGCACCTGCATAATGCGCCGATGCTGCCGGGTCGATGTAGCTGGCGTAGCCGACCAGCGCGGCAGCCAGGCCGACCAGGCTGTGCATCAACGCCACCAGTTCCGGCATTTGCGTCATTTTCACGACGCGTGCCGCATACAGGCCGATGGCGCCGCCGACCACCATGGCGCCGACGACCCATGGAATGCCGGCTGCCGCAACGCGCGGGCCAAGTATGGTTGCCAGCACGGCAATCGTCATGCCGATGATGCCGTACAGGTTGCCGCGACGGGAGGTTTCCGGGTGAGACAAGCCACCCAGGCTCAGGATGAAAAGAATCGCTGCGCCCAGATAGGCGACGATAGTGAGGCTTTCAGACATTTTGAGTTTCGCCTTTCTTTATACTTATTTGCGGAACATCGCCAGCATGCGGCGGGTCACGGCGAAACCGCCGAACATGTTGATTGCGGTGAGCACGATGCCGATCACGGCCAGCCAGCGGATCCAGTCGTCAGGGCGGCCGGTGCCGCCTTCCAGCGGTGGCGCAACCTGCACCAGCGCGCCAATGGCGATGATGCTGGAAATCGCGTTGGTCACACTCATCAGCGGCGTATGCAAGGCTGGCGTGACGTTCCACACCACCATGTAACCGATGAAGCAAGCCAGCACGAACACCGTGAAATGGCCGATGAAGGCCGCCGGGGCAAATGCGCCGATCAGCCAGAACAACGCAGCCGCAATCCCGAACGTGATGGCGATGCTGGTACCGGAGGCCGGGGCGCCGTGGCCGTGACCATGCGCCTTCGGCGCAGGCACGGCAGCCGGTTTGGCGGCGCTGGCTGCCGGCGCTGCCGACAGCTTGGGCGGTGGCGGCGGCCAGGTGACTTCGCCATTCTTGATGACGGTCAGCCCACGAATGGCATCGTCTTCCATGTTGACGTCAATCTTGCCATCCTTGGTCTTGCACAGCTCTTCCGTCAGGCGCAACAAATTGCTGGCGTACAGCGTGCTCGATTGCTTGGCCAGGCGGCTCGGCAAATCGGTGTAGCCGATGATGGTCACGCCATGCTTGACCACGGCCTTGCCCGGCTCGGTCAATTCGCAATTGCCGCCCTGCTCGCCTGCCATGTCGACGATCACGCTGCCCGGCTTCATCGATTGCACCATCTCGGCGGTGATGAGTTTCGGCGCCGGCTTGCCAGGAATCAGTGCGGTGGTGATGACGATATCCGCTTCCCTGGCCTGCTTGGCGTACATCTCGCGCTGGGCTTGCTGGAAACCTTCTGACATCACTTTGGCATAGCCGCCGCCGCCGGAAGCTTCTTCTTCGTAATCGACTTTCACGAACTCGCCGCCCAGCGACTTGACCTGGTCCGCCACTTCCGGTCGGGTGTCATTGGCGCGCACGATTGCGCCCAGGTTGGCGGCGGTGCCGATGGCAGCCAGGCCGGCCACGCCGGCACCGGCGATGAAGACCTTGGCCGGCGGGATCTTGCCGGCAGCAGTGATCTGGCCATTGAAGAAACGGCCGAAGGCATTGGCGGCCTCGATGACGGCGCGGTAGCCGCTGATGCCGGCCATGGAAGTCAGCGCGTCCATCTTCTGAGCGCGGGAAAGCTGGCGCGGCAGCGAGTCGATGGCCAGCACGGTGACATTCCTGGCGGCGAGCTGCTGCATCAGTTCCGGGTTTTGCGCCGGCCAGATGAAGCTGACCAGCGTCGTGCCGGAGCGCACGAGGGCAAGCTCATTGGCGTCCGGCGCACGCACCTTGAAGACGATATCGGCGGCAGCCCACAATGCAGCGGCACCTTCGACTACCTGCGCGTCAGCGGCACGATAGGTGTCATCGCTGAAATTCGCCGCGTCCCCCGCACCGGATTCTACGGCGACGGCAAAGCCCAGCTTGATGAGCTTTTCCACCACCTCAGGCACGGTTGCCACACGTTTTTCACCGGGATAAGTTTCCCGGGGAATCCCAATCACTAAAGCCATAAGTCTTACCTCCCTGTTTCATTGTAATTTTTGCGTGCCCGGAAATTGCTTGAGGGCTTGCCTTGCCTCTAATGGCACCGATCCCGCTAAGCCCTCCCAGGCGCAGCGGGATCGTTTTTCAAAACCTGATCTGCGGCGATCGAAGCACGCCGCAAATTTTATTTCTTCAGACCGGTCATCCGGTTATTGTCGTCCACGAAAACAATTTTCGGCTGATAGGTTTTTATCTCTTCGTCGCTCATTGGGGCGTAAGTACAAATGATCAGTAAGTCGCCCAGATGCGCCAGGCGCGCCGCGGCGCCGTTGAGGGAAATTTCGCCGCTGCCGCGCTTGCCCTTGATCGCATAGGTAGAAAAGCGCTCGCCGTTATTGACGTTGTACAGATCGATTTTTTCGAACGGCAGGATATTCGCCGCCTCCAGCAATTCTTCGTCGATGCCGCAAGAACCTTCGTAATTCAGGTCG
This window harbors:
- the murU gene encoding N-acetylmuramate alpha-1-phosphate uridylyltransferase MurU, which codes for MKALIFAAGRGERMRPLTDACPKPLLKVRGRPLIVWHILNLVRAGITDIVINHAHLGHMIEEALGNGAQFGAKIAWSAEGTALETAGGIARARHLLGDEPFVAVAADIYCPHFDFKQVVDVLEANDPWGNPYPADRRDMAWLYLVKNPPHHPHGDFALNNFSIANEGEPRFTFSGIGVYRPEMFDAVAPGEKAALAPILREYATRGRVGGEVYRGDWTDVGTPERLEQLNAPLTPARSK
- a CDS encoding aminopeptidase P N-terminal domain-containing protein, which encodes MKSFAARRAALIAHMQSRGGGVAVIPTAPEVPRNADADFPYRHDSYFYYLSGFAEPEAVVVLVVGKTTQSILFCREKNLEREIWDGYRYGPEAARTSFGFDAAYPIAALDTEMPKLLANAPSIFYALGSDSKLDARVQGWLHVVRQQARAGVAAPSAAHDIHGLLNEMRLLKDGDEIATMRRAAVISAQAHERAMRASRPGMHEYQIEAELLHEFRRHGSQFPAYTSIVAAGANACVLHYRAGDARMKDGDLVLIDAGCELDSYAADITRTYPANGKFSGPQKELYEIVLAAQYAAIAETKPGKRFPDAHDAAVKVLAQGMLDTGLLDANKVGTLDDVIAKGDYKQFYMHRTGHWLGMDVHDVGDYREPGEAAVEGEKPWRILRPGMVTTVEPGIYVRPAQGVPEQYWHIGIRIEDDALVTEDGCEILTQAAPKTVAEIEAVMRQG
- a CDS encoding UbiH/UbiF/VisC/COQ6 family ubiquinone biosynthesis hydroxylase, coding for MAPDRSNSGSNSGSNPGKDFDIAILGAGPVGLALASLLVRRGAAPARIALIDAKTLDQVAQDPRSIALSHGSRQILEGIGAWPRVADPIHQIHVSRRGHFGRTLIDRSEFGVPALGYVTRYGQLVTALSDAAYTAGAQVIRPAHADAVNETADGVDLQLENGTALSTRILVQAEGGVFGAQTTKSLRRDYGQIAIIAHVKTSAPLPQRAFERFTDEGPLALLPQDDGYALVWCAHPASTEHLIGLPDTAFLAALGEAFGNRLGRFTQVSQRNTFPLGLNAGPATSARTVAIGNAAQTLHPVAGQGLNLGLRDATVLARLLAQDASPAMLERFATEQKADRDVTIRLTDVMARIFVDTPQRPAVQGLLGLSLGLFDVFKPAKKILAEQMMFGWR
- the pntB gene encoding Re/Si-specific NAD(P)(+) transhydrogenase subunit beta, which codes for MSESLTIVAYLGAAILFILSLGGLSHPETSRRGNLYGIIGMTIAVLATILGPRVAAAGIPWVVGAMVVGGAIGLYAARVVKMTQMPELVALMHSLVGLAAALVGYASYIDPAASAHYAGAEKTIHDIEIYVGILIGVVTFSGSLIAFGKLSARIGGKPLLLPGRHLLNLAGLLVVVYFGIQFVRAESIEAGMLPLAVMTVIAFLFGIHMVMAIGGADMPVVVSMLNSYSGWAAAATGFMLSNDLLIVTGALVGSSGAILSYIMCRAMNRNFLSVIAGGFGGGAGKPAAAKGEAEPQGEVVAVSAIETAELLRDARNVIIVPGYGMAVAQAQHIVNEIVQDLRERGINVRFGIHPVAGRMPGHMNVLLAEARVPYDIVMEMDEVNADFPETDVAMVIGANDIVNPSAAEDPASPIAGMPVLEVWKARTSIVMKRSMASGYAGVDNPLFYKENNRMLFGDAKKMLDDVLVALKAS
- a CDS encoding Re/Si-specific NAD(P)(+) transhydrogenase subunit alpha; translation: MALVIGIPRETYPGEKRVATVPEVVEKLIKLGFAVAVESGAGDAANFSDDTYRAADAQVVEGAAALWAAADIVFKVRAPDANELALVRSGTTLVSFIWPAQNPELMQQLAARNVTVLAIDSLPRQLSRAQKMDALTSMAGISGYRAVIEAANAFGRFFNGQITAAGKIPPAKVFIAGAGVAGLAAIGTAANLGAIVRANDTRPEVADQVKSLGGEFVKVDYEEEASGGGGYAKVMSEGFQQAQREMYAKQAREADIVITTALIPGKPAPKLITAEMVQSMKPGSVIVDMAGEQGGNCELTEPGKAVVKHGVTIIGYTDLPSRLAKQSSTLYASNLLRLTEELCKTKDGKIDVNMEDDAIRGLTVIKNGEVTWPPPPPKLSAAPAASAAKPAAVPAPKAHGHGHGAPASGTSIAITFGIAAALFWLIGAFAPAAFIGHFTVFVLACFIGYMVVWNVTPALHTPLMSVTNAISSIIAIGALVQVAPPLEGGTGRPDDWIRWLAVIGIVLTAINMFGGFAVTRRMLAMFRK
- the panD gene encoding aspartate 1-decarboxylase, with protein sequence MQRIMLRAKIHRASVTQCDLNYEGSCGIDEELLEAANILPFEKIDLYNVNNGERFSTYAIKGKRGSGEISLNGAAARLAHLGDLLIICTYAPMSDEEIKTYQPKIVFVDDNNRMTGLKK